In the genome of Desulfatiglans sp., one region contains:
- a CDS encoding L-lactate dehydrogenase: MTSKNQRKVVIAGAGAVGATFGYALAQSGLADDIILIDKNEELARGQVLDLAHGQPFFPAVAIREGDPSDFSDARLVVITAGAAQRPGETRLQLLNKNAVIVRSIVNEVMKHNDECVMVIVSNPVDVMTHVAIQGAGSKRSRIFGSGTVLDSARLRHLLGKHCGVDVHNVHAYVLGEHGDSQFAAWSLTHLAGMKIDEFCPICGRCEDWKLRRNEIEQQVRNSAYHIIGYKGATCFAVGMALVRIAGAILRNEKSVLTVSTRLEGEFGLSDVCLSVPCIISSSGVERIVESNLPEDELLALSNSAALLKEAIIKVGL, from the coding sequence ATGACATCCAAAAACCAGAGAAAAGTGGTTATTGCCGGCGCAGGAGCTGTTGGCGCAACATTTGGATACGCCCTTGCTCAAAGCGGGTTGGCAGACGACATCATACTTATTGACAAGAACGAAGAACTCGCACGGGGACAGGTGTTGGACCTTGCCCACGGGCAGCCATTCTTTCCTGCTGTGGCTATTCGTGAAGGGGATCCATCGGACTTTTCCGACGCCCGTTTGGTTGTGATCACAGCGGGGGCTGCCCAGCGACCCGGTGAAACGCGACTGCAGCTTCTAAATAAGAATGCGGTCATCGTTCGGAGCATAGTTAATGAAGTCATGAAGCATAACGATGAGTGCGTCATGGTTATTGTCAGTAATCCAGTGGACGTAATGACCCATGTTGCTATCCAGGGTGCGGGAAGCAAAAGGAGCCGAATTTTTGGCTCCGGCACGGTCCTGGATAGCGCCCGTCTCCGGCATCTTCTTGGCAAGCATTGTGGAGTTGATGTTCACAACGTGCATGCTTACGTTTTAGGCGAGCATGGTGATTCTCAATTCGCTGCCTGGTCATTGACGCATTTAGCAGGTATGAAGATTGATGAGTTTTGTCCGATCTGCGGCAGGTGCGAAGACTGGAAGTTGCGACGCAATGAGATAGAACAACAGGTGAGGAACTCAGCCTACCACATCATCGGCTATAAAGGCGCTACCTGTTTTGCGGTGGGTATGGCGCTGGTGCGTATTGCAGGAGCAATCCTGCGCAATGAAAAGAGCGTATTGACCGTTTCCACGAGACTCGAAGGTGAATTCGGGCTTAGTGATGTCTGCCTGAGTGTCCCATGTATCATATCGTCCAGTGGAGTAGAAAGAATTGTAGAGAGCAATCTTCCTGAAGATGAATTATTGGCACTATCAAATTCTGCTGCACTCCTCAAGGAGGCCATTATAAAGGTCGGGTTATAA
- a CDS encoding FAD-binding oxidoreductase — MRYKRLDNHDIEMLKGLTAPDRFSTGESVKTLHARDQSRHVCMLPEAVLWPLNESEVSNILKHANEQRIPVTAWGAGSSLEGNPLPVFGGIVLDFSMMNRVLDIREEDFQADVEPGVIYKELNRKLKHRGLFFAPDPGADATIGGMIANNSSGIRTVKYGATRANILRLSVVLANGEIIKTGTRASKTSSGYDLINLITGSEGTLGIVTGATIRLRGLPAESSAAIASFPSIEKAGNAVFEIMKYGLDPAALELLDRECVKLINRNRDMGLEEEPTLFMEFHGPSVNYLSEVMDAAKEFCLGNGCINFSSGIGRDERDNFFSARHHLSEMIVQNHPGYSFLSGDTAVPVSAYPEIIALAREEIKKSEITAYIFSHAGDGNLHLKFAGRKGDKEEWQAIDEINHRIISKAISLDGTATGEHGVGIGKRAFMAEEHGNSLIWMKKIKELFDLNGILNPGKIFPDYDLHSNPLGLP, encoded by the coding sequence TTGAGATATAAACGCCTTGACAACCACGATATTGAAATGCTTAAGGGTCTTACTGCCCCTGACAGGTTTTCTACCGGTGAGTCAGTTAAAACGCTTCATGCAAGGGATCAATCCCGCCATGTTTGCATGCTGCCAGAGGCAGTGCTCTGGCCGCTAAATGAATCTGAGGTATCAAATATCCTTAAACATGCCAATGAACAGCGAATCCCTGTTACTGCCTGGGGGGCCGGGAGCAGCCTTGAGGGGAATCCCCTGCCTGTGTTTGGCGGCATAGTACTTGATTTTTCTATGATGAACAGGGTTTTAGATATAAGGGAAGAGGATTTTCAGGCAGATGTGGAGCCTGGCGTTATATACAAGGAGTTAAACAGGAAGCTCAAACACAGGGGGCTCTTTTTTGCCCCTGACCCCGGAGCTGACGCTACCATAGGAGGCATGATAGCAAACAATTCAAGCGGGATCCGCACAGTTAAATACGGGGCAACCAGGGCAAATATCCTTCGTCTCTCGGTAGTACTCGCAAATGGTGAGATTATAAAGACAGGCACACGCGCATCAAAGACATCATCAGGTTATGATCTTATAAACCTGATCACAGGCTCAGAGGGCACCCTCGGGATAGTAACAGGTGCCACGATCAGGCTTAGAGGCCTGCCCGCAGAATCTTCAGCCGCCATTGCCTCATTTCCTTCCATTGAAAAAGCAGGTAATGCCGTTTTTGAGATCATGAAATATGGCCTTGATCCTGCTGCGCTTGAACTTCTTGACAGGGAGTGCGTTAAGCTCATTAACCGTAACAGGGATATGGGCCTTGAGGAGGAGCCAACCCTCTTTATGGAATTTCACGGCCCATCTGTAAATTACCTCTCTGAGGTTATGGATGCAGCAAAGGAATTCTGCCTTGGTAATGGTTGTATAAATTTCAGTTCAGGCATAGGCAGGGATGAAAGGGATAATTTTTTCAGTGCAAGGCATCATTTAAGTGAGATGATTGTCCAGAATCACCCCGGTTACTCATTTCTTTCAGGCGACACAGCTGTCCCGGTCTCCGCTTACCCTGAGATAATTGCACTGGCAAGGGAAGAGATAAAAAAGAGTGAGATTACTGCCTATATATTCAGCCATGCAGGGGATGGAAATCTCCATCTGAAATTTGCAGGCAGAAAAGGGGACAAGGAAGAGTGGCAGGCAATAGACGAGATAAATCACAGGATAATATCAAAGGCCATATCCCTTGACGGTACTGCCACTGGTGAGCATGGGGTTGGCATTGGTAAACGTGCATTTATGGCTGAAGAGCATGGGAACAGCCTGATATGGATGAAAAAGATAAAGGAGCTGTTTGACCTGAACGGGATTTTAAACCCGGGCAAGATCTTTCCGGATTATGACTTACACTCGAACCCTCTTGGCCTGCCGTAG
- the mfd gene encoding transcription-repair coupling factor, which yields MTPGPLEPLNFKYMITNNSYINELIKLMSAGNRDISVSGIDNAARSYLISGLLIEQESPFLIILPTAKEAARLMRELQFFLPQGFVSGGQQEKRLFDFPAYDLSPLTGLSPHRYIINRRLQALYALTSCKNPVVVTSLEAMLLKIIPKKALLRTLEYLEPGEDFPRDDLIRKLETGGYLRTALVEEPGDYSVRGGVIDIFPPLYEMPIRLEFWGDRLESIRHFDQVSQRSTDRLKEMILLPSSEVIMDDEAMMRARSMGRLPEQAGEGASFPGQEAWLNHFYPELNSLFDYFPSTGIILLMNSDRIETDKEKFQFRFDRDREKFREEAENRGTIFPDIEGVLLTDKEFEEGINTRQKISFNSLLLGTPEELSNTIEIKGAHDIEFEFDLRLTGKGRVSMAPLAERISVWMNQGGSIILVCRTEQQASRLAEILNNYNVQIDETVDSFFAVSPRKRLHICIGRLQKGFGWEDIGLYVISEDEIFGPKRARSRKKSEEGGIDWTSFGQLSVGDLVVHEDHGIGQYGGLIRMEIQNKINDFVLIEYAGTDRLYIPADRISIMQKYVGADDKNPKLDQLGGKAWKVVKQKAKKAIMEIARQLVDIYAIRKYREGFAFSRPDSFFREFEATFEHEETSDQIKAIDDVLSDMESIRPMDRLICGDVGYGKTEVAIRAAFKAVTDGKQAAVLVPTTVLAEQHYETFKTRMKPFNVEVDVLSRFKSAKEQKETIARVRAGHVNVLIGTHRILSKDIGFKDLGILIIDEEQRFGVKQKERLKEFRAVVDVLALTATPIPRTLHLSLMGVRDLSIIETPPEDRLAIQSYLLPFDEATIKHAIENEMERGGQVFFVHNRVKSIDNIAGKIKKIVPNARLAIGHGQMKPDDLENTMMRFLRKEVDVLVCTTIIESGLDIPSANTIIINQAERFGLAQIYQLRGRVGRSSESAYAYLLLSKKANLTREAEKRLKALMDFSQLGAGIHLAMHDLKIRGGGNILGFSQSGHIASIGYELYIKLTEEAIAELKGEEYQQEINPEINVEVSAYLPEEYVSDIDVRLNIYRRLSSLKEDDDLKKMSDEIIDRFGPPPKAVSNLLKVMEVRLLMKRKGIARLDVKEDALMFTFSQIKDINPNDVVRMIERKRPRFSLLNDSRLKARIKKTDHLGALNEAKSVINEFDFI from the coding sequence ATGACCCCCGGACCCCTTGAACCCTTAAACTTTAAATATATGATAACCAACAACTCATACATAAACGAACTTATTAAGCTGATGTCAGCCGGTAACAGGGATATCTCTGTCTCCGGTATAGATAATGCTGCCAGGTCATACCTTATATCAGGGCTGCTCATTGAACAGGAAAGCCCCTTTCTCATTATCCTGCCCACTGCAAAGGAGGCGGCCAGGCTTATGAGGGAGCTTCAGTTTTTTCTCCCTCAGGGTTTTGTTTCAGGGGGGCAGCAGGAAAAGAGGCTCTTTGATTTCCCGGCCTATGACCTCTCACCCCTTACTGGTTTAAGCCCGCACAGGTACATCATAAACCGCAGGTTACAGGCACTCTATGCACTGACATCCTGTAAAAACCCGGTAGTTGTTACATCGTTAGAGGCCATGCTTTTAAAGATTATCCCCAAGAAGGCCCTGCTTAGAACACTTGAATACCTTGAGCCGGGTGAGGATTTTCCACGTGACGATCTTATCAGAAAACTTGAGACAGGGGGGTATCTCCGCACTGCACTTGTGGAAGAGCCGGGCGATTATTCTGTGCGTGGTGGTGTAATAGATATATTCCCGCCGCTCTATGAGATGCCCATCCGCCTTGAGTTCTGGGGGGACAGGCTTGAGTCCATACGCCATTTTGATCAGGTCTCACAACGCTCAACAGACCGGCTAAAGGAGATGATCCTTTTACCATCAAGTGAGGTCATCATGGATGATGAGGCCATGATGCGGGCAAGGTCTATGGGGCGTCTCCCTGAACAGGCAGGAGAAGGGGCAAGCTTCCCCGGTCAGGAGGCGTGGCTGAACCATTTTTACCCTGAACTCAACAGCCTGTTTGATTATTTTCCCTCCACCGGGATCATCCTTCTTATGAACAGTGACAGGATCGAGACAGATAAGGAAAAATTCCAGTTCAGGTTTGACAGGGACAGGGAAAAATTTCGTGAAGAGGCGGAAAACAGGGGCACTATCTTCCCTGATATAGAAGGGGTGCTTTTAACCGACAAGGAATTTGAAGAGGGCATAAATACCCGTCAGAAGATAAGTTTCAACAGTCTTTTACTGGGCACACCTGAGGAGCTGTCAAATACAATAGAGATTAAGGGCGCCCATGACATAGAGTTCGAATTTGACCTGAGGCTCACAGGCAAGGGACGTGTATCAATGGCCCCACTTGCAGAGAGGATATCAGTATGGATGAACCAGGGCGGAAGCATCATTCTTGTATGCAGGACAGAGCAGCAGGCATCAAGGCTGGCAGAAATACTGAATAACTACAATGTTCAGATAGATGAAACAGTGGATAGTTTTTTTGCGGTCTCACCCAGGAAGAGGCTGCACATCTGCATTGGAAGGCTCCAAAAGGGGTTCGGGTGGGAGGACATCGGCCTCTATGTGATAAGCGAGGATGAGATATTCGGGCCCAAACGGGCAAGGTCAAGAAAGAAGAGCGAAGAGGGAGGTATAGACTGGACATCCTTTGGCCAGCTTTCAGTCGGCGACCTTGTTGTGCATGAGGATCATGGTATAGGCCAGTATGGCGGACTTATAAGGATGGAGATACAGAACAAGATAAATGATTTTGTTCTTATCGAGTATGCAGGGACTGATCGCCTCTATATCCCTGCTGACCGCATAAGTATAATGCAGAAATATGTGGGGGCCGATGATAAAAATCCCAAGCTTGATCAACTGGGCGGAAAGGCATGGAAGGTAGTAAAACAGAAGGCCAAAAAGGCCATCATGGAGATAGCAAGGCAGCTTGTTGATATCTATGCAATAAGAAAATACAGGGAGGGGTTTGCCTTTTCACGCCCGGACAGCTTTTTCAGGGAGTTTGAGGCCACGTTTGAACATGAAGAGACATCCGATCAGATAAAGGCGATTGATGATGTGCTGTCGGATATGGAATCCATAAGACCCATGGACAGGCTCATATGCGGTGATGTGGGTTATGGCAAGACAGAGGTGGCCATTAGGGCCGCTTTCAAGGCGGTTACTGACGGCAAACAGGCGGCAGTGCTGGTGCCCACAACGGTGCTAGCTGAGCAGCACTATGAGACATTCAAAACTAGAATGAAGCCCTTTAATGTGGAGGTGGATGTCTTAAGCCGTTTCAAGAGCGCAAAGGAGCAGAAGGAGACCATAGCCCGTGTACGCGCGGGGCATGTGAATGTACTCATAGGCACCCACAGGATACTCTCAAAGGATATTGGGTTTAAGGACCTGGGCATACTTATAATTGATGAAGAACAGCGCTTCGGCGTAAAGCAGAAGGAGAGATTAAAGGAGTTCAGGGCGGTTGTTGATGTGCTTGCACTCACGGCAACCCCCATACCACGCACCTTGCATCTCTCCCTTATGGGCGTAAGGGATTTGAGCATCATTGAGACCCCGCCTGAAGACAGGCTTGCCATACAGTCCTATCTTTTACCATTTGATGAGGCAACCATTAAGCATGCAATAGAAAATGAGATGGAGAGGGGAGGGCAGGTATTTTTTGTCCATAACCGTGTTAAGTCCATAGACAACATTGCAGGAAAGATCAAAAAAATCGTGCCCAATGCAAGGCTTGCCATAGGCCACGGCCAGATGAAACCGGATGATCTTGAAAATACCATGATGCGGTTTTTAAGAAAAGAGGTGGATGTGCTGGTATGCACCACCATAATAGAATCGGGCCTTGATATACCATCAGCCAATACCATCATAATCAATCAGGCAGAGCGTTTCGGGCTTGCACAGATATATCAGCTCAGGGGCCGCGTGGGGAGGTCATCTGAAAGCGCCTATGCCTATCTGCTTTTATCAAAAAAGGCCAACCTGACAAGAGAGGCAGAAAAGAGACTCAAGGCGCTCATGGATTTTTCACAGTTAGGCGCAGGTATCCATCTTGCCATGCATGACCTCAAGATAAGGGGAGGCGGAAATATCCTGGGCTTCAGCCAGTCAGGGCACATTGCCTCAATAGGGTATGAGCTTTACATAAAGCTTACAGAGGAGGCCATAGCAGAATTAAAAGGCGAAGAGTATCAGCAGGAGATAAACCCTGAGATCAATGTGGAGGTCTCTGCCTACCTGCCTGAGGAGTATGTCTCTGACATAGATGTAAGGCTTAATATATACAGGAGGCTATCAAGCCTTAAAGAGGATGATGACCTGAAAAAAATGTCTGATGAGATCATAGACAGGTTCGGGCCGCCTCCAAAGGCGGTATCAAACCTGTTAAAGGTTATGGAGGTAAGGCTTCTGATGAAGCGGAAAGGCATAGCCCGCCTTGATGTAAAGGAGGATGCCCTTATGTTCACATTCAGCCAGATAAAAGATATAAATCCTAACGATGTGGTAAGGATGATAGAGAGAAAGCGGCCAAGATTCAGCCTTCTTAACGATTCAAGGTTAAAGGCCAGAATAAAAAAGACAGATCACCTGGGCGCACTCAACGAGGCCAAGAGCGTTATTAATGAGTTTGATTTTATTTAA
- the nadA gene encoding quinolinate synthase NadA, translating into MGTTIEHIDDLKKKIRGLLKEKNAILLAHNYQRAEIQDVADLCGDSLELSIKASKTEKDVIVFCGVHFMAETASILSPNKTVLLPVAAAGCPMADMITARELIEEKKKNPGRVIVSYVNTTADVKAESDICCTSANVVKVVESIDPDKEIFMTPDRNLAQYAKSRTQRRITWWNGFCPTHNNLKPSQVKKVKAKNPDALFLAHPECTPEVLALADEIKSTSGIIAFIRNSSHKKFIIGTETGIIHPLKKANPDKEFIPADPDMICANMKKTGLLDVVKALEQMKTIVKVPEETANRARIAVEKMLAIPAG; encoded by the coding sequence ATGGGAACAACCATAGAACATATTGATGACCTGAAGAAAAAAATAAGGGGGCTTTTAAAGGAAAAGAATGCAATCCTTCTTGCCCACAATTACCAGAGGGCCGAGATACAGGATGTGGCAGACCTGTGTGGTGACTCGCTTGAGCTATCCATAAAGGCATCAAAGACCGAGAAGGATGTTATTGTATTCTGTGGTGTGCATTTTATGGCGGAGACCGCGTCGATATTATCACCCAATAAAACAGTCCTTCTGCCTGTTGCTGCCGCAGGGTGCCCTATGGCGGATATGATTACTGCCCGTGAGTTGATAGAGGAAAAGAAGAAAAACCCGGGCAGGGTTATTGTGAGTTATGTAAATACCACTGCTGATGTAAAGGCTGAAAGCGATATATGCTGCACCTCGGCAAACGTTGTAAAGGTTGTGGAGAGTATAGACCCTGATAAAGAGATATTCATGACACCCGACAGGAATCTTGCCCAGTATGCCAAAAGCAGGACACAGAGGCGGATAACATGGTGGAATGGATTTTGCCCCACACATAATAATCTGAAACCATCACAGGTAAAAAAGGTAAAGGCGAAAAACCCTGATGCCCTTTTTCTTGCACACCCCGAATGCACACCCGAGGTGCTGGCGCTCGCTGACGAGATAAAGAGTACCTCAGGCATTATTGCCTTTATTAGAAACTCATCTCATAAAAAGTTTATAATCGGGACAGAGACAGGTATCATTCACCCTCTTAAAAAGGCAAACCCGGACAAAGAGTTTATCCCTGCTGACCCTGATATGATCTGTGCGAACATGAAAAAGACCGGGCTCCTTGATGTTGTAAAGGCCCTTGAACAGATGAAGACCATAGTGAAGGTGCCAGAAGAGACAGCCAACAGGGCAAGGATTGCAGTAGAAAAGATGCTTGCAATACCGGCGGGCTAG
- a CDS encoding MFS transporter: MKLGTDIEKYKNRAKVNYTPSMKASINDGMSHAVMMGCGENYFGVFSIFLKATTIQVGLIATLPQLLASIIQWAGAINLDRIQSRRSVVATGAFIQALAFIPIAFLFFLFDIGQISVMFLLLMVIIYFCANGATVPAWNSLIGDLIHPNVRGRFFGKRNTLTGMNTFIALTLSGLMLHVFKKQGYPEFGYLIIFTVACFARLLSVYWIRRYDDPPLSITPDQVFTFRQFLRRSPYSNFAKFVFFVAMINLGVSFSAPYFSLYMLRDLDYSYMAYTFVIAVGNIAQFLTFRHWGGISDRFGNKKILNLCGWGMSLVPIMWVGPANIYYFIFIQIYGGIIWSGFNLAIANFLFDAVTPPKRARCVAYQGLMNGIAIFTGSLMGGLTASHLPDSINFGLFIWRPVSMLLMVFLISGVIRFIAAYIFLKKFREVREVEPISEGELIFRISHIKPIAGATFSLTTGLFNPQKKKADKDQDQ, translated from the coding sequence ATGAAATTGGGAACTGATATAGAAAAATATAAGAACAGAGCGAAGGTGAATTACACCCCTTCCATGAAGGCATCCATAAACGACGGGATGAGCCATGCTGTCATGATGGGGTGCGGTGAAAACTATTTTGGTGTCTTCAGTATCTTTCTTAAGGCCACAACCATCCAGGTCGGCCTCATAGCCACCCTGCCGCAACTTCTCGCATCAATTATTCAGTGGGCAGGTGCAATAAACCTTGACAGGATACAGAGCAGAAGGAGTGTTGTAGCAACAGGTGCATTTATACAGGCCCTTGCATTCATCCCCATTGCGTTTCTATTTTTTCTCTTTGATATAGGGCAAATATCAGTGATGTTTCTCCTCCTGATGGTGATTATCTACTTTTGCGCGAACGGGGCTACAGTGCCAGCCTGGAACAGCCTCATAGGCGACCTCATTCACCCGAATGTAAGGGGCCGATTTTTCGGAAAGCGCAATACCCTGACCGGGATGAATACCTTTATTGCCCTGACCCTGTCCGGGCTTATGCTCCATGTTTTTAAGAAACAGGGCTACCCGGAGTTCGGATACCTGATAATCTTTACTGTAGCATGTTTTGCCAGGCTGCTCTCAGTTTACTGGATCAGAAGATATGATGATCCGCCGCTTTCTATCACCCCTGACCAGGTCTTTACCTTCAGACAGTTTTTAAGAAGGTCACCCTATTCCAATTTTGCCAAGTTCGTATTCTTTGTTGCCATGATTAACCTGGGGGTATCATTTTCTGCACCCTACTTTTCTTTATATATGCTCAGGGACCTGGATTATAGCTACATGGCATATACCTTTGTCATTGCTGTAGGCAATATTGCCCAGTTTCTGACATTCAGGCACTGGGGAGGCATCAGCGACAGGTTCGGCAATAAAAAGATACTTAACCTCTGCGGATGGGGCATGTCACTTGTCCCCATCATGTGGGTGGGGCCTGCCAATATATATTACTTTATTTTTATACAGATATACGGGGGGATAATCTGGTCAGGTTTTAACCTGGCCATTGCAAATTTCCTGTTTGATGCGGTAACGCCCCCTAAAAGGGCAAGGTGTGTAGCCTACCAGGGGCTCATGAACGGCATCGCAATCTTCACAGGCTCTCTCATGGGGGGGCTTACAGCCAGCCATCTGCCTGATTCCATTAATTTCGGCCTGTTTATCTGGAGGCCTGTATCCATGCTGCTCATGGTCTTCCTGATATCAGGGGTTATAAGGTTTATAGCGGCATACATATTCCTAAAAAAATTCAGGGAGGTGAGGGAGGTAGAACCCATAAGTGAGGGCGAGCTGATATTCAGGATCAGCCATATCAAACCTATTGCAGGGGCAACATTCAGCCTCACCACAGGGCTCTTTAATCCGCAGAAAAAAAAGGCTGATAAGGATCAGGATCAGTAA
- a CDS encoding cupin domain-containing protein, protein MEGTIYFMNNIYKGIPSDLPDELIEKITGSAEKGVAVERIISRGHASPPGFWYDQDKTEFVILLRGRAAILFKESDRILEMLPGDYIEIPSHTLHRVEWTSAEEETVWLAFFY, encoded by the coding sequence ATGGAGGGCACAATATATTTCATGAATAATATTTATAAAGGCATCCCTTCTGATCTGCCTGATGAGCTGATAGAAAAAATCACCGGCAGCGCTGAAAAGGGGGTTGCTGTTGAGCGTATCATATCAAGGGGGCATGCCTCCCCTCCAGGGTTCTGGTATGACCAGGACAAGACCGAGTTTGTTATCCTGCTCAGGGGGAGGGCTGCTATCCTATTTAAAGAGAGCGACCGGATACTTGAGATGCTGCCAGGGGATTATATAGAAATCCCTTCCCATACCCTGCACAGGGTGGAATGGACATCAGCAGAAGAGGAAACTGTCTGGCTTGCCTTTTTTTACTGA
- a CDS encoding cytochrome c3 family protein, with product MNRKTEKYIAFCAGAVLFCVGVVSYAAFPKIIMERPVRIMFQTSGGNVLFSHNVHADKENYGLDCADCHPAWSNDEAERPGSCSGCHNVKSTEDGMLKRSDALHTLCRGCHEEGGHGPVEKCTDCHVL from the coding sequence ATGAATCGAAAAACAGAAAAATATATAGCCTTTTGCGCAGGAGCAGTTCTTTTTTGTGTCGGGGTGGTATCTTATGCCGCATTCCCTAAAATAATTATGGAGAGGCCTGTCAGGATCATGTTTCAGACAAGTGGAGGGAATGTGCTCTTTTCACATAATGTACATGCGGATAAGGAAAACTACGGGCTTGACTGTGCTGACTGCCATCCTGCATGGAGCAACGATGAGGCTGAAAGGCCAGGTTCATGTTCAGGATGTCATAATGTTAAAAGTACTGAAGATGGGATGCTCAAGCGGTCAGATGCCCTTCATACCCTGTGCAGGGGATGTCATGAAGAGGGCGGGCACGGGCCTGTTGAAAAGTGCACGGACTGCCATGTCCTTTAA
- a CDS encoding 4Fe-4S dicluster domain-containing protein, whose protein sequence is MIKKPFFSMGAPRLKYPVVKRPDPGFDSIPLPERVTVYIKRPLSPAVEGLIQAGERVKTGSRLFFDDEGSCFLSPVTGTIASLDEFAGYMDTRYTSVTIETASDEEVHEDIKGLSSVFSPENAAAFLADLPGSPDFKSFLKRKEPYEAIIVEGVDDDLLIRVNQAVLEGELKDVLEGIQILKKLTGVEQVYISALPSSSLRMKSGDVDVIEVSEQYPSALPEMIMKNKLKRVVPAGKKCSDSGVGFIKAEAVASLAKLINKGEVPVYKVVTVIDKKGSARNLRVRIGTKVCDILSHLGISTSYGDRIIAGGPMRGKSIYSEDMPVLWDTDAIMVQPGREITPCHDTPCINCGECVRACPANIPVNMLIRLLENRLYEMAVSEYDLLSCIECGLCSYVCVARIPLFQYIMLGKNEYLKLKSSEGSNV, encoded by the coding sequence ATGATTAAGAAACCATTTTTCAGCATGGGTGCCCCCCGGCTTAAATATCCGGTTGTAAAAAGACCTGATCCAGGTTTTGACAGCATTCCATTACCTGAAAGGGTGACTGTTTATATAAAAAGGCCCTTGTCACCTGCTGTTGAAGGGTTAATCCAGGCTGGGGAGAGGGTAAAGACAGGCAGCAGGCTCTTTTTTGATGATGAGGGCTCCTGTTTCCTTTCGCCAGTCACCGGCACCATAGCATCCCTGGATGAATTTGCCGGTTATATGGATACCAGATATACATCTGTCACAATTGAAACAGCATCAGATGAAGAGGTACATGAAGACATAAAGGGACTTTCCAGTGTATTTTCTCCTGAAAATGCCGCAGCCTTTCTTGCGGATCTGCCCGGCTCTCCTGATTTCAAATCCTTTTTAAAGAGGAAGGAGCCCTATGAGGCTATTATTGTTGAGGGGGTTGATGACGATCTCCTAATAAGGGTGAATCAGGCGGTCCTTGAAGGGGAGCTTAAGGATGTGCTTGAAGGGATTCAAATACTCAAAAAGCTTACCGGTGTTGAACAGGTATATATTTCAGCGCTACCCTCTTCTTCATTAAGGATGAAATCCGGTGATGTTGATGTAATTGAAGTCAGTGAACAGTATCCATCTGCTCTTCCTGAGATGATTATGAAAAATAAACTCAAGAGGGTCGTTCCTGCCGGTAAAAAATGCAGTGATTCAGGTGTTGGCTTTATTAAGGCAGAGGCTGTAGCCTCACTTGCGAAGTTAATAAATAAAGGCGAGGTACCTGTCTATAAGGTGGTTACAGTTATTGATAAAAAGGGCTCAGCCAGGAACCTCAGGGTAAGGATCGGAACAAAGGTTTGTGATATATTAAGTCACCTTGGGATAAGCACCTCTTATGGAGACAGGATAATCGCGGGCGGCCCCATGAGGGGAAAAAGCATCTATTCGGAAGATATGCCTGTGCTGTGGGATACAGATGCCATCATGGTTCAGCCTGGCAGAGAAATAACACCATGTCATGACACACCATGCATAAACTGCGGCGAATGTGTGCGCGCATGCCCTGCAAATATCCCTGTTAATATGCTTATAAGACTTCTGGAAAACAGGCTTTATGAGATGGCGGTCAGTGAGTATGATCTTCTTTCATGCATAGAATGCGGTCTATGCTCTTATGTCTGCGTGGCGAGGATCCCCCTCTTTCAATATATAATGCTGGGTAAAAACGAATACCTCAAACTGAAGAGCTCGGAGGGATCCAATGTTTAA